One genomic window of Hymenobacter sp. J193 includes the following:
- a CDS encoding VIT1/CCC1 transporter family protein, whose translation MLQDIVIGLSDGLTVPFALAAGLSGAVDSSALVITAGLAEIVAGSIAMGLGGYLAGRTEVEHYQAELAREYREVAEVPHVERAEVDELLAEMGLSPSTRAQAVQELTADPDQWVRFMMKYELGLEKPDPQQARKSALTIGLAYALGGLVPLSAYFFTATPREGLLWSAVITLLCLLVFGFLKSRLIGQPPVLGALRMAGIGALAAGAAFLVARWIGG comes from the coding sequence ATGCTCCAGGATATCGTCATCGGCCTGTCCGACGGCCTTACCGTGCCCTTTGCGCTGGCGGCCGGCCTGAGCGGAGCCGTGGATTCGTCGGCGCTGGTGATTACGGCCGGGCTGGCCGAGATTGTGGCCGGCTCCATTGCCATGGGGCTGGGCGGCTACCTGGCCGGACGCACCGAGGTGGAGCACTACCAGGCCGAGCTAGCCCGCGAATACCGCGAAGTGGCCGAGGTGCCCCACGTGGAGCGCGCCGAGGTAGACGAGCTGCTGGCCGAAATGGGCCTCTCACCCTCCACCCGCGCCCAGGCGGTGCAGGAGCTCACCGCCGACCCCGACCAGTGGGTGCGCTTTATGATGAAGTACGAGCTGGGGCTGGAAAAGCCCGATCCTCAGCAGGCCCGCAAAAGTGCCCTCACCATTGGGCTGGCCTATGCCCTGGGCGGCCTGGTACCCCTATCGGCTTACTTCTTCACGGCCACGCCCCGGGAGGGGCTGCTGTGGTCGGCGGTGATTACGCTGCTCTGTCTGCTGGTATTTGGCTTTCTCAAAAGCCGCCTCATTGGTCAGCCGCCGGTGCTGGGCGCCCTGCGCATGGCCGGCATCGGAGCCCTGGCCGCCGGCGCCGCCTTCCTCGTCGCCCGCTGGATAGGCGGCTGA
- a CDS encoding MOSC domain-containing protein: MAFPFFGDDKSKIAQLLATLPQTGRVEWIGLRPARRAPLQSVAEATVETDRHLLGDHARPKPGGKRQITLIQHEHLAAVAGYLGLPEPVEPGRLRRNLVVSGLNLLALKNRRIRLGEEVVLEITGECHPCSRMEEELGPGGYNAMRGHGGLTARIVQGGTLRVGDAVRVVEMGEPNA; this comes from the coding sequence ATGGCTTTCCCTTTCTTTGGCGACGACAAATCGAAAATTGCGCAGCTGCTGGCTACCCTGCCCCAAACCGGCCGCGTGGAGTGGATTGGCCTGCGCCCGGCCCGGCGCGCGCCCCTGCAGAGCGTGGCCGAGGCCACCGTGGAAACCGACCGCCACTTGCTGGGCGACCATGCCCGTCCCAAGCCCGGGGGCAAGCGGCAGATTACCCTTATCCAGCACGAGCACCTGGCGGCCGTAGCCGGCTATCTGGGTTTGCCCGAGCCTGTGGAGCCCGGCCGCCTGCGCCGCAACCTGGTGGTGAGCGGGCTGAATTTGCTGGCCCTCAAAAACCGCCGCATCCGGCTGGGCGAGGAAGTGGTGCTGGAAATTACGGGCGAGTGCCACCCCTGCTCCCGCATGGAGGAGGAGCTGGGCCCCGGTGGCTACAACGCCATGCGCGGGCACGGTGGCCTCACGGCCCGCATTGTGCAGGGCGGCACCCTGCGCGTGGGCGACGCGGTGCGGGTGGTGGAGATGGGCGAGCCAAACGCCTGA
- a CDS encoding NFACT RNA binding domain-containing protein, giving the protein MHINYYFLRQLAPALTRQLAGYTVATCFSQDKDELVIGLTNGTAEYWLKLHLAAAGALLALPETFHRARQNSVDLLPGLLGRRLDSVQAWPHDRVLQLNFRGGATLLLKLYSTRPNAVFRPAFDSPAELFHQRYAADAELLPRSPERTQPVAPATETPQESPPQNPLKAYPSLGDLPPLFLRAHGYEAAPLPEKWRLVRDVVQQLEKPTAFYIVRVEGRTRLSLLPVGEVEATLPATDPVAALRRFVPLLQGRRAYEAELRQVRQQLEKRAEEASTSAGHARRRLHSLEHEAGYRHTADLIMAHLHQIAPGAAEVEVEDYLTGEARTIKLKTTETPQRTAQNLYRKAKNQQLETRQLRERAERREAEAFAALERLEELAALPPDELRTLRAWRKQHGLDAAKATKAAAQELPFKVFEDSGFTILVGRNAQNNDLLTQRYAHKDDLWLHAKDVTGSHVVIRQRPGHPVPEPVQERAAQLAAWYSRRKNDSLCPVTITPKKFVRKPKGAVAGSVAVEREKVLLVVPANPFERE; this is encoded by the coding sequence ATGCACATCAACTACTATTTCTTGCGGCAACTGGCCCCGGCCCTTACCCGGCAGCTGGCGGGCTACACCGTGGCCACGTGCTTTTCGCAGGACAAGGATGAGCTGGTGATTGGCCTGACCAACGGCACGGCGGAGTATTGGCTGAAGCTGCACCTGGCCGCGGCCGGCGCCCTGCTCGCCCTGCCCGAAACCTTTCACCGCGCCCGCCAGAACTCCGTGGATCTGCTGCCCGGCCTGCTGGGGCGGCGCCTGGACTCTGTGCAGGCCTGGCCGCACGACCGGGTGCTGCAACTCAACTTCCGGGGTGGGGCCACGCTGCTGCTGAAGCTGTACAGCACCCGCCCCAACGCCGTTTTTCGCCCTGCGTTCGATTCCCCGGCCGAGCTGTTCCACCAGCGCTACGCCGCCGATGCGGAGCTGCTGCCCCGCTCGCCGGAAAGAACCCAGCCGGTAGCTCCCGCAACGGAGACACCCCAGGAAAGCCCACCGCAGAATCCGCTTAAGGCCTACCCCAGCCTCGGCGACCTGCCGCCCCTGTTTCTGCGGGCCCACGGCTACGAGGCCGCGCCGCTCCCCGAAAAGTGGCGGCTGGTGCGCGACGTGGTGCAGCAGTTGGAGAAGCCCACCGCTTTCTACATCGTGCGGGTTGAGGGCCGCACGCGGCTTAGCCTGCTGCCCGTGGGCGAGGTGGAAGCCACGCTGCCCGCCACCGACCCTGTGGCGGCCTTACGACGCTTTGTGCCGCTGCTACAGGGCCGCCGGGCCTACGAAGCCGAGTTGCGCCAGGTGCGCCAGCAGCTGGAAAAGCGCGCCGAGGAAGCCAGCACCAGTGCCGGCCACGCCCGCCGCCGCCTGCACTCCCTGGAGCACGAGGCCGGCTACCGCCACACCGCCGACCTGATTATGGCCCACCTGCACCAGATTGCGCCCGGCGCCGCGGAGGTAGAGGTGGAAGATTACCTGACCGGTGAGGCACGCACCATCAAGCTCAAAACCACCGAAACGCCCCAGCGCACCGCCCAAAACCTCTACCGCAAAGCCAAAAATCAGCAGCTGGAAACCCGTCAGCTTCGGGAGCGGGCCGAGCGCCGCGAAGCCGAAGCCTTTGCGGCCCTGGAACGCCTGGAGGAGTTGGCGGCCCTCCCGCCCGATGAGCTGCGTACCCTACGAGCCTGGCGCAAACAGCACGGCCTCGATGCCGCTAAGGCCACCAAAGCGGCGGCCCAGGAGTTGCCTTTCAAGGTATTTGAGGACAGCGGCTTCACTATCCTCGTCGGTCGCAACGCCCAGAACAACGACCTGCTCACCCAGCGCTATGCCCATAAGGACGACCTCTGGCTGCACGCCAAGGATGTCACCGGCTCCCACGTCGTGATTCGGCAGCGGCCGGGCCACCCGGTGCCGGAGCCCGTGCAGGAGCGCGCCGCCCAGCTGGCCGCCTGGTACTCGCGCCGCAAAAACGACTCGCTCTGCCCCGTCACTATCACGCCCAAGAAGTTTGTGCGCAAGCCCAAAGGCGCAGTAGCCGGCTCGGTGGCGGTGGAGCGGGAAAAGGTGCTGCTGGTAGTACCCGCCAACCCCTTCGAGCGAGAGTAG
- a CDS encoding ferritin-like domain-containing protein — protein MSRLLEAHQIILKNCHEYAEKADESGDDGTNDLVVSNVLRTNELQVWFVSEHVVDTPLARS, from the coding sequence GTGTCGCGCCTGCTGGAAGCTCACCAGATCATCCTCAAAAACTGCCACGAATACGCCGAAAAAGCCGATGAGTCCGGCGACGACGGCACCAATGACCTGGTGGTAAGCAACGTGCTGCGCACCAACGAACTGCAGGTGTGGTTCGTGTCGGAGCACGTGGTAGATACCCCGCTGGCCCGGTCGTAA
- a CDS encoding Dps family protein yields MATKTTAPKKPAAQQKAAAASNGRAAAPSVQPILNQQFNAPAPLQKYGTVSQRLPIGLDAETRQESVNMLNQLLADTCSIRDMYKKHHWQVVGPTFYQLHLLYDKHYEEQDALVDMIAERIQILGGVAVAMAADVAELTSIPRPPQRPGRSARAGVAPAGSSPDHPQKLPRIRRKSR; encoded by the coding sequence ATGGCAACCAAAACCACTGCTCCCAAAAAGCCGGCCGCTCAGCAAAAAGCCGCCGCAGCCTCCAATGGCCGCGCTGCCGCGCCCAGCGTGCAACCCATCCTGAACCAGCAGTTCAACGCCCCGGCGCCCCTACAGAAGTACGGCACCGTGTCGCAGCGCCTGCCCATCGGCCTTGATGCCGAAACCCGCCAGGAAAGCGTGAACATGCTCAACCAGCTGCTGGCCGATACCTGCTCCATCCGCGACATGTACAAAAAGCACCACTGGCAGGTGGTAGGCCCCACGTTCTACCAGCTGCACCTGCTCTACGACAAGCACTACGAGGAGCAGGACGCCCTGGTGGACATGATTGCCGAGCGGATCCAGATCCTGGGTGGGGTAGCCGTAGCCATGGCCGCCGATGTGGCCGAGCTAACGAGCATCCCCCGTCCCCCCCAAAGACCGGGAAGAAGCGCCCGTGCAGGTGTCGCGCCTGCTGGAAGCTCACCAGATCATCCTCAAAAACTGCCACGAATACGCCGAAAAAGCCGATGA